The following coding sequences are from one Reyranella humidisoli window:
- a CDS encoding ABC transporter ATP-binding protein: MNDSLLLEVKDLSVDFGTGEKAVHAVRGVSFDIKRGETVALVGESGSGKSVTALSVLQLLPYPSASHPTGSIRFQGQELVGASTRELLSVRGNRISMIFQEPMTSLNPLHTIERQVNEVLILHKGLSREAARKRTLELLEQVGIPEAAKRLDAYPHQLSGGQRQRVMIAMALANEPDLLIADEPTTALDVTIQAQILKLLKSLQARYGMALLFITHDLGIVRKMADRVCVMTQGRIVEQGPVAEVFDRPQHSYTQHLLSAEPKGRPAAADPSAPEILRLDELKVHFPIRRGLMRRTVGHVKAVDGVSIALREGHTIGLVGESGSGKTTLGLALLKLERSQGGIRFDGRDLQGMSQRELRPLRREMQIVFQDPFSSLSPRMSVGEIIGEGLEVHRIGTPAERATMIEQVLREVGLDPASRDRYPHEFSGGQRQRISIARALVLKPRLIVLDEPTSALDMSVQAQIVDLLRDLQQKYKLAYLFISHDLKVVRALADEVVVLRHGKVVERGSASQIFEAPQTPYTQALIAAAFNLEAIGADNRVVAT; this comes from the coding sequence GTGAACGACTCCCTCCTGCTCGAGGTCAAGGACCTCTCCGTCGACTTCGGCACCGGCGAGAAGGCCGTGCACGCGGTGCGCGGCGTCAGCTTCGACATCAAGCGCGGCGAGACCGTCGCGCTGGTCGGCGAATCGGGCTCCGGCAAGTCCGTGACGGCCCTGTCGGTGCTGCAGCTCTTGCCCTATCCGTCGGCCAGCCATCCCACGGGGAGCATCCGCTTCCAGGGCCAGGAGCTGGTCGGCGCCTCGACGCGCGAGTTGCTGTCGGTGCGCGGCAACCGCATCTCGATGATCTTCCAGGAGCCGATGACCTCGCTCAATCCGCTGCACACGATCGAGCGGCAGGTGAACGAGGTGCTGATCCTGCACAAGGGCCTGTCGCGCGAGGCGGCGCGCAAGCGCACGCTGGAACTGCTCGAACAGGTGGGAATCCCGGAAGCCGCCAAGCGCCTCGACGCCTACCCGCACCAGCTCTCGGGCGGCCAGCGCCAGAGGGTGATGATCGCCATGGCGCTCGCCAACGAGCCCGACCTGCTGATCGCCGACGAGCCCACGACGGCGCTCGACGTCACCATCCAGGCGCAGATCCTGAAGCTGCTGAAGTCGCTGCAGGCGCGCTACGGCATGGCGCTGCTGTTCATCACCCACGACCTCGGCATCGTGCGCAAGATGGCGGACCGGGTGTGCGTAATGACCCAGGGCCGCATCGTCGAGCAGGGCCCGGTGGCCGAAGTCTTCGACCGGCCGCAGCACAGCTACACCCAGCATCTCCTGTCGGCCGAGCCCAAGGGCCGGCCGGCGGCGGCCGATCCGTCGGCGCCCGAGATCCTGCGCCTCGACGAGCTCAAGGTTCATTTCCCGATCCGCCGCGGCCTGATGCGGCGCACGGTCGGCCATGTGAAGGCGGTCGACGGCGTGAGCATCGCGCTGCGCGAGGGCCATACGATCGGCCTGGTCGGCGAATCGGGATCGGGCAAGACGACGCTCGGACTCGCGCTGCTGAAGCTGGAGCGCAGCCAGGGCGGCATCCGGTTCGACGGCCGCGACCTGCAGGGGATGAGCCAGCGCGAGCTACGGCCGTTGCGCCGCGAGATGCAGATCGTCTTCCAGGATCCGTTCAGCTCGCTGAGCCCCCGCATGTCGGTCGGCGAGATCATTGGCGAGGGGCTGGAGGTCCACAGGATCGGCACGCCGGCCGAACGCGCCACGATGATCGAGCAGGTGTTGCGCGAGGTCGGCCTCGACCCCGCAAGCCGCGACCGCTACCCGCACGAATTCTCGGGCGGCCAGCGCCAGCGCATCTCGATCGCCCGTGCGCTGGTCCTGAAACCGCGCCTGATCGTGCTCGACGAGCCGACCTCGGCGCTCGACATGAGCGTCCAGGCCCAGATCGTCGACCTGCTGCGCGACCTTCAGCAGAAGTACAAACTTGCATATCTCTTCATCAGCCACGACCTCAAGGTCGTGCGCGCGCTGGCCGACGAGGTCGTCGTCCTGCGTCATGGCAAGGTGGTCGAGCGCGGATCGGCGAGCCAGATTTTCGAGGCGCCGCAAACCCCTTACACCCAGGCGCTCATCGCCGCGGCCTTCAACCTCGAGGCGATCGGCGCTGACAATCGGGTCGTCGCGACCTGA
- a CDS encoding glutathione S-transferase family protein — MAEFTVVIGNKNYSSWSLRGWLMARIANIDFDEIVIPLDRPETQAAIRKHSPSGRLPVLLHRGLAVWDSLAIAEYLNDMKPEAGLWPPSAAARAHARSISAEMHSSFPDLRNSMPMNIRASYPGMGMTTGTRADIERITSLWRDCRKRFAGAFQKDDGFLFGAFGAADAMFAPVVTRFKTYGVTLDTDADAYCTAVLGHPAMKEWIDAAQHEPWLIDSYELK, encoded by the coding sequence ATGGCCGAATTCACTGTCGTGATCGGCAACAAGAACTATTCGTCGTGGTCGCTGCGCGGCTGGCTGATGGCCAGGATCGCGAATATCGACTTCGATGAGATCGTGATACCGCTCGACCGGCCGGAGACGCAGGCGGCGATCCGCAAGCACTCGCCCTCGGGCCGTCTCCCGGTGCTCCTGCATCGCGGCCTCGCGGTATGGGATTCGCTCGCCATCGCCGAGTATCTCAACGACATGAAGCCCGAAGCCGGTCTGTGGCCGCCCTCGGCCGCGGCTCGCGCTCACGCCCGGTCGATCTCGGCGGAAATGCACTCAAGCTTCCCCGACCTGCGCAACAGCATGCCGATGAACATCCGTGCTTCCTATCCCGGCATGGGCATGACGACAGGCACCCGCGCCGATATCGAGAGAATCACCTCGCTCTGGCGGGATTGCCGCAAGCGTTTTGCCGGCGCCTTCCAGAAGGACGATGGCTTCCTCTTCGGCGCGTTCGGCGCGGCCGATGCAATGTTTGCGCCCGTGGTGACGCGCTTCAAGACCTACGGCGTCACGCTCGACACCGACGCCGACGCCTACTGCACGGCGGTGCTGGGGCATCCGGCGATGAAGGAATGGATCGACGCGGCCCAGCACGAACCATGGCTGATCGACAGCTATGAGCTGAAATAG
- a CDS encoding microcin C ABC transporter permease YejB produces MLAYILRRLVLVVPTLFGIMVINFFIVQAAPGGPVEQTLAQIQGTSVDATERFSGSSSGGETLRKSATDSSGGGTYRGARGLPRELIERIEKMYGFDKPIGERFLLMMKNYLVFDFGESFFRNKRVVDLIIEKMPVSISLGLWTTLLIYFVSIPLGIAKAVRDGSRFDVSTSTTLIVLNAIPGFLFALLLVVLFAGGSYFKWFPLRGLVSDDWSSLGLIDKVLDYFWHMALPIGAMVIGGFATLTFLTKNSFLEEIHKQYVLTARAKGLVERRVLYGHVFRNAMLIVIAGFPAAFIGVLFTGSLLIEVIFSLDGIGLLGFEAALNRDYPVMFGTLYFFGLIGLVMGILGDLMYTVVDPRIDFEARA; encoded by the coding sequence ATGCTTGCCTACATCCTGCGACGCCTCGTGCTGGTGGTGCCGACCCTGTTCGGCATCATGGTCATCAACTTCTTCATCGTTCAGGCCGCGCCCGGCGGCCCGGTCGAGCAGACGCTGGCCCAGATCCAGGGCACCTCGGTCGACGCCACGGAGCGCTTCTCCGGCAGCTCCAGCGGCGGCGAGACGCTGCGCAAATCGGCTACTGATTCCTCGGGCGGCGGCACCTATCGCGGCGCCCGCGGCCTGCCGCGCGAGCTGATCGAGCGCATCGAGAAGATGTACGGCTTCGACAAGCCGATCGGCGAGCGCTTCCTGCTGATGATGAAGAACTACCTGGTCTTCGATTTCGGCGAGAGCTTCTTCCGCAACAAGCGCGTGGTCGACCTCATCATCGAGAAGATGCCGGTGTCGATCTCGCTCGGCCTGTGGACCACGCTGCTGATCTACTTCGTGTCGATACCGCTCGGCATCGCCAAGGCCGTGCGCGACGGCTCGCGCTTCGATGTGTCGACCTCGACGACGCTGATCGTGCTCAACGCCATCCCCGGCTTCCTCTTCGCGCTGCTGCTGGTCGTGCTGTTCGCCGGCGGCTCCTACTTCAAGTGGTTCCCGCTGCGTGGCCTCGTCTCCGACGACTGGAGCTCGCTCGGCCTCATCGACAAGGTGCTCGACTATTTCTGGCACATGGCCCTGCCGATCGGCGCCATGGTGATCGGCGGCTTCGCGACGCTGACGTTCCTCACCAAGAACTCGTTCCTCGAGGAGATCCACAAGCAGTATGTGCTGACCGCCCGCGCCAAGGGGCTGGTCGAGCGCCGCGTGCTCTACGGCCACGTCTTCCGCAACGCCATGCTGATCGTGATCGCCGGTTTCCCCGCCGCCTTCATCGGCGTGCTGTTCACCGGCTCGCTGCTGATCGAGGTGATCTTCTCCCTCGACGGGATCGGCCTGCTGGGCTTCGAGGCGGCGCTGAACCGCGACTATCCGGTGATGTTCGGCACGCTCTACTTCTTCGGCCTGATCGGCCTCGTCATGGGGATCCTGGGCGACCTCATGTACACGGTGGTCGATCCGCGGATCGACTTCGAGGCGCGCGCCTGA
- a CDS encoding TAXI family TRAP transporter solute-binding subunit, with product MIGFRRALLVAALVVMSPLAAPAVAIAQSQSLTLGTASVGGTYHVYGGVVAALLTDKAGMQVTTQQTQGPNQNVIMIDDGKIGLGMTTMGVALQALQGSAPWTKGKKYDSIRALFPMYDTPMQCVALKKSGITSFRQLEGKTVGTGPKAGTPGTYFPLIFEALGMKVTARNGQGSEVGNQLNDGLIDAFCFGAGVPVPIFTQLDAEQAINFFTWTPEEIATIRARIPEFTESKVLKGLYRQQTEDQKTIGLYNFAIASKDMSDAVAYRITKTILENNSAMVRAHAAAKETVAANAARNTVLTFHPGAVRYYKEKGIKLDPATLPK from the coding sequence ATGATCGGCTTCCGCCGCGCCCTGCTTGTCGCCGCTCTCGTCGTCATGTCTCCCCTTGCCGCCCCAGCGGTCGCGATCGCCCAGTCGCAGAGCCTGACGCTCGGCACCGCCTCGGTCGGCGGCACCTATCACGTCTATGGCGGTGTCGTGGCCGCCCTGCTGACCGACAAGGCCGGCATGCAGGTGACGACGCAGCAGACCCAGGGACCGAACCAGAACGTCATCATGATCGACGACGGCAAGATCGGACTCGGCATGACGACCATGGGTGTCGCGCTGCAGGCGCTGCAGGGTTCCGCCCCGTGGACCAAGGGCAAGAAATACGACAGCATCCGCGCGCTGTTCCCGATGTACGACACGCCGATGCAATGCGTTGCGCTGAAGAAGTCGGGCATCACCAGCTTCAGGCAGCTCGAGGGCAAGACCGTCGGCACCGGCCCCAAGGCCGGCACACCCGGCACCTACTTCCCGCTGATCTTCGAAGCTCTCGGCATGAAGGTGACGGCGCGCAACGGCCAGGGCAGCGAGGTCGGCAACCAGCTCAACGACGGCTTGATCGACGCCTTCTGCTTCGGCGCCGGCGTGCCGGTGCCGATCTTCACGCAGCTCGATGCCGAGCAGGCGATCAACTTCTTCACGTGGACGCCGGAGGAGATCGCGACCATCCGCGCCAGGATACCGGAGTTCACCGAATCGAAGGTACTGAAAGGCCTGTACAGGCAGCAGACGGAGGACCAGAAGACGATCGGCCTCTACAATTTCGCGATCGCCAGCAAGGACATGTCCGACGCGGTGGCCTACAGGATCACCAAGACCATCCTCGAAAACAATTCGGCGATGGTCCGCGCCCACGCGGCGGCCAAGGAGACGGTCGCGGCCAACGCGGCCCGAAACACGGTCCTCACATTCCACCCCGGCGCCGTGCGTTATTACAAAGAAAAGGGAATCAAGCTCGACCCGGCGACGCTCCCTAAGTAA
- a CDS encoding DUF6496 domain-containing protein — protein sequence MAKYSSSASKEVKSALHRRRKRTLKSGPGGKGGTVTSRKQAIAIGLSEARAKGKKVPANRKTAKRKTAAEKTATRKTARRKST from the coding sequence ATGGCGAAATATTCAAGCAGCGCCAGCAAGGAGGTGAAGAGCGCGCTTCACCGCCGCAGGAAGCGCACGCTCAAGAGCGGTCCCGGCGGCAAGGGCGGCACCGTGACCAGTCGAAAGCAGGCCATCGCGATCGGCCTTTCCGAGGCACGCGCCAAGGGCAAGAAAGTGCCGGCCAATCGCAAAACCGCCAAGCGCAAGACGGCAGCGGAGAAAACGGCAACGCGCAAGACCGCGCGCCGCAAGAGCACCTGA
- a CDS encoding 2-hydroxyacid dehydrogenase, which yields MAGAIAYISRDTDGVLWNKVLEAGLGPIDFRTRDNLGNKDDIEVALAWKPDRGLIASFPNVKLIVSLGMGVDHLLADDKLPPGVPITRIMDDGLVGQMSEYAIYFALRHHRDIDKYAESQRAKAWKPEDFVDTIHRRIGITGLGTIGQDTAKKFAALGFPTAGWSRTQKTVPGVETFHGPDGLAAFLARTDILINVLPLTRDTRGLLDARLFAALPKGAYLINMGRGGHVVDDDLLAALDSGHLSGAALDVFNTEPLPADHPYWTHSKVKVTPHIAGATNPRTASPGVIENIKRIRSGQPLINTVDPVTGY from the coding sequence ATGGCCGGAGCTATTGCCTACATCAGCCGCGATACCGACGGCGTCCTCTGGAACAAGGTCCTCGAAGCAGGTCTTGGTCCGATCGATTTCCGCACCCGGGACAATCTCGGGAACAAGGACGACATCGAGGTCGCCCTCGCCTGGAAGCCGGACCGCGGCCTGATCGCCTCCTTCCCGAATGTAAAACTGATCGTGTCGCTGGGCATGGGAGTCGACCACCTGCTGGCCGACGACAAGCTGCCACCGGGCGTGCCGATCACCCGCATCATGGACGACGGGCTGGTCGGGCAGATGAGCGAATACGCCATCTACTTTGCCCTGCGTCACCACCGCGACATCGACAAGTATGCCGAGAGTCAGCGGGCGAAGGCGTGGAAACCCGAGGATTTCGTCGACACCATCCATCGCCGAATCGGCATCACCGGCCTCGGCACGATCGGCCAGGACACGGCGAAGAAGTTCGCGGCCCTGGGATTCCCGACCGCCGGCTGGAGCCGCACGCAGAAGACCGTGCCGGGCGTCGAGACCTTCCACGGCCCGGACGGCCTGGCGGCATTCCTCGCCCGGACCGACATCCTCATCAACGTGCTGCCGCTCACGCGCGACACCAGGGGCCTGCTCGACGCCAGGCTGTTCGCCGCCCTGCCGAAAGGCGCCTACCTGATCAACATGGGTCGCGGCGGACACGTGGTCGACGACGACCTGCTCGCCGCCCTCGATTCGGGCCATCTCTCCGGCGCCGCGCTCGACGTGTTCAACACCGAGCCGTTGCCCGCGGATCATCCCTACTGGACGCACTCCAAGGTGAAGGTCACGCCGCACATCGCCGGCGCCACCAACCCGCGCACCGCCTCACCCGGCGTGATCGAGAACATCAAGCGCATCCGGTCCGGCCAACCGCTGATCAACACGGTCGACCCGGTGACTGGGTACTGA
- a CDS encoding ABC transporter permease, which produces MNPMNRRRIAAFRSSKRGMISLAIFGTLFFLSLFAELLANSKPILIRYDGGFYSPLLKDYPETTFGGDFPTNTVYSDPEVKKLIEDKGWILWPPIPYSYDTVLKGEGRTTLQPPSRQHWLGTDDSGRDVLARLIYGFRISVLFGLALTIASTVIGIAAGAVQGYFGGVVDLLMQRFLEIWSSMPTLYLLIILASFIQPGFWVLLGIMLLFSWMSLVGLVRAEFLRGRNFDYVRAARALGMMDARIMFRHILPNAMTASLTFLPFILAGSVTTLTSLDFLGFGLPVGSPSLGELLLQGKNNLTAPWLAFTGFFVIALMLSLLVFIGEAVRDAFNPRKVLA; this is translated from the coding sequence ATGAACCCGATGAACCGCCGCCGCATCGCGGCGTTCCGCTCCAGCAAGCGCGGCATGATCTCGCTCGCGATCTTCGGAACGCTGTTCTTCCTGTCGCTGTTCGCCGAGCTGCTGGCCAACAGCAAGCCGATCCTCATCCGCTACGACGGCGGCTTCTACTCGCCGCTCCTGAAGGACTATCCCGAGACCACCTTCGGCGGCGACTTCCCGACCAACACCGTCTATTCCGACCCGGAAGTGAAGAAGCTGATCGAGGACAAGGGCTGGATCCTGTGGCCGCCGATCCCCTACAGCTACGACACGGTGCTGAAGGGTGAGGGCCGCACGACCCTGCAGCCCCCGTCCCGCCAGCACTGGCTGGGGACCGACGACAGCGGCCGCGACGTGCTGGCCCGCCTGATCTACGGTTTCCGCATCTCCGTCCTGTTCGGGCTCGCGCTCACGATCGCCAGCACCGTGATCGGCATCGCCGCCGGCGCGGTGCAGGGCTATTTCGGCGGCGTGGTCGACCTGCTGATGCAGCGCTTCCTCGAAATCTGGTCGAGCATGCCGACGCTCTACCTGCTGATCATCCTGGCGAGCTTCATCCAGCCGGGCTTCTGGGTGCTGCTGGGCATCATGCTGCTGTTCAGCTGGATGTCGCTGGTCGGGCTGGTGCGCGCCGAGTTCCTGCGGGGCCGCAACTTCGACTATGTCCGGGCGGCCCGCGCGCTGGGTATGATGGATGCGCGCATCATGTTCCGGCACATCCTTCCCAATGCGATGACAGCCAGCCTGACCTTCCTGCCCTTCATCCTGGCAGGCTCGGTCACGACGCTGACCTCGCTCGACTTCCTGGGCTTCGGATTGCCGGTGGGCTCGCCGTCGCTCGGCGAACTCCTGTTGCAGGGCAAGAACAACCTCACCGCCCCGTGGCTCGCCTTCACCGGCTTCTTCGTGATCGCGCTGATGCTGTCGCTGCTGGTCTTCATCGGCGAGGCGGTGCGCGACGCCTTCAACCCGCGCAAGGTGCTGGCGTGA
- a CDS encoding extracellular solute-binding protein, translating into MAIRRRSVLAGGAALWVGAPAILRAQTPAPAAAGTIHVSHGFAMHGEPKYKADSGPPDYLNPNAPKGGSVRLGARGTFDSLHPYIVKSVPAAGISQLWDTLCWNSRDEASTEYGLIAETIEWPEDRSWVAFTLRPQARWHDGSPITVEDVIFSLDILKSKGLPNYAFYYADVLKAEKVGDRKVKFTFRDNTNKELPLIIGQLPILPSKWWASRDFEKVSLEPALASGPYKVDSFDVGRSITYRRVPDWWAKDLWMNRGRSNFDVIRYEYYRDVTVQFEAFKAGDLDVRQENIARNWATAYDIPAVRDGRIQRAEIPHELPTGMQCFAFNTRRDYFKDKRVREAIATMFDFAWANKNLFYGMYKRNVSFFGNSELASSGLPTAAELKYLEPLRGKIPEEVFTKEYMLPETDGTGNVRELARKALALLKEAGWEVKDGKMTETKTGKKLAFEMLLNDASFERVVLPYKQNLERIGIDMTVRTVDTAQFKRREDEFDYDMMVEGFGQSLSPGNEQRDFWGSKAADTPGSRNSLGVKDAAIDSLVDTLIAAPDRESLIAVTRALDRVLLWSNFVVPNWHNNKVFVAYWNRFARPEKSARYAPFAFDTWWIDEAKDRALQRERK; encoded by the coding sequence ATGGCGATCAGACGGCGCAGCGTATTGGCGGGCGGCGCGGCCCTTTGGGTCGGCGCGCCGGCGATTCTGCGGGCCCAGACCCCGGCCCCGGCCGCCGCGGGCACGATCCATGTCAGCCATGGCTTCGCCATGCACGGCGAGCCCAAGTACAAGGCCGATTCCGGCCCGCCCGACTACCTCAATCCCAACGCCCCCAAGGGGGGCAGCGTCCGGCTGGGTGCCCGCGGCACCTTCGATTCCCTGCATCCCTACATCGTGAAAAGCGTCCCGGCGGCCGGCATCAGCCAGCTCTGGGACACGCTCTGCTGGAACTCCCGCGACGAGGCCTCGACCGAATACGGCCTGATCGCCGAGACGATCGAATGGCCGGAGGACCGCTCCTGGGTGGCGTTCACGCTGCGGCCGCAGGCGCGCTGGCACGACGGCAGCCCGATCACGGTCGAGGACGTGATCTTCTCGCTCGACATCCTGAAGTCCAAGGGACTGCCGAACTACGCCTTCTATTACGCCGACGTGCTGAAGGCCGAGAAGGTCGGCGATCGCAAGGTCAAGTTCACCTTCCGCGACAATACCAACAAGGAGCTGCCGCTGATCATCGGACAGCTTCCCATCCTGCCGTCCAAGTGGTGGGCCAGCCGCGACTTCGAGAAGGTCTCGCTGGAGCCCGCGCTCGCCAGCGGCCCCTACAAGGTCGATTCCTTCGATGTCGGGCGCTCGATCACCTACCGCCGCGTCCCGGACTGGTGGGCGAAGGACCTCTGGATGAACCGGGGGCGCAGCAACTTCGACGTGATCCGCTACGAGTACTATCGCGACGTCACCGTGCAGTTCGAGGCGTTCAAGGCCGGCGACCTCGACGTCCGGCAGGAGAACATCGCGCGCAACTGGGCGACGGCCTACGACATTCCCGCGGTGCGCGACGGTCGCATCCAGCGCGCCGAGATCCCGCACGAATTGCCGACCGGCATGCAGTGCTTCGCCTTCAACACGCGCCGCGACTATTTCAAGGACAAGCGCGTGCGCGAGGCGATCGCCACGATGTTCGACTTCGCCTGGGCGAACAAGAACCTGTTCTACGGGATGTACAAGCGCAACGTCTCGTTCTTCGGCAACTCCGAGCTGGCTTCGTCCGGCCTGCCGACCGCGGCCGAGCTGAAGTACCTCGAGCCGCTGCGCGGCAAGATCCCGGAGGAGGTCTTCACCAAGGAATACATGCTTCCCGAGACCGACGGCACCGGCAACGTCCGCGAGCTGGCGCGCAAGGCGCTGGCGCTCCTCAAGGAGGCCGGCTGGGAGGTCAAGGACGGCAAGATGACGGAGACGAAGACGGGCAAGAAGCTCGCCTTCGAGATGCTCCTGAACGACGCCAGCTTCGAGAGGGTCGTGCTGCCCTACAAGCAGAACCTGGAACGCATCGGCATCGACATGACGGTGCGCACGGTCGACACCGCGCAGTTCAAGCGCCGCGAGGACGAGTTCGACTACGACATGATGGTCGAGGGCTTCGGCCAGTCGCTGTCGCCGGGCAACGAGCAGCGCGACTTCTGGGGCTCGAAGGCCGCCGACACGCCGGGCAGCCGCAATTCGCTGGGCGTCAAGGATGCCGCCATCGACTCGCTGGTCGACACGCTGATCGCCGCGCCCGATCGCGAAAGCCTGATCGCCGTGACCCGGGCGCTGGACCGCGTGCTGCTGTGGAGCAACTTCGTGGTGCCCAACTGGCACAACAACAAGGTCTTCGTCGCCTACTGGAACCGCTTTGCGCGCCCCGAGAAGAGCGCCCGCTACGCGCCCTTCGCCTTCGATACCTGGTGGATCGACGAGGCCAAGGACCGCGCCCTTCAGCGCGAGAGGAAGTAG
- a CDS encoding leucyl aminopeptidase family protein — MSLPFVDRSSSSLPLQFVARSKWGAWLKAQSGATRGWVESLGLAGSPADVAVLPGRDGKASGAVLVIPDAPTLWDFGALTAKLPVATWRLEGKTAPVSMTDVAVAIGLGAWKFERYRATKGKEGPRFVWPAGADKKLSTATIEAISMARDLITTPSSDMGPAELAAAAQKLARAHKAKIKVIVGDDLLKQNYPTIHAVGRASVRAPRLIDLTWGKASDPKVTLVGKGVCFDTGGLDLKPAAGMLMMKKDMGGAATVLAVASMIMATGLRVRLRVLVPAVENSVSGNAFRPMDVIRTRKGITVEIGNTDAEGRLILCDALDEGASEKPAMMIDCATLTGAARVALGPDLPALFCNDDKLANALIAAGEQITDPMWRMPLFAPYRQMLASKVADINNVSAGAFGGAITAALYLKEFVPNDVPWAHFDMMAWNNSSRPGRPEGGEAQVARAIYCTIADRFGK; from the coding sequence ATGTCGCTGCCGTTCGTCGACCGTTCTTCTTCCTCTCTCCCCCTGCAGTTTGTTGCTCGATCGAAGTGGGGCGCCTGGTTGAAAGCCCAGTCCGGCGCCACACGCGGCTGGGTCGAATCGCTCGGACTCGCCGGATCGCCGGCCGATGTCGCGGTTCTGCCAGGACGCGACGGCAAGGCGTCCGGTGCAGTGCTTGTGATTCCGGACGCGCCGACCCTGTGGGATTTCGGCGCACTGACTGCGAAGCTGCCGGTGGCGACGTGGCGGCTGGAAGGCAAGACCGCGCCGGTGTCGATGACCGATGTGGCCGTGGCGATCGGCCTCGGCGCCTGGAAGTTCGAGCGCTATCGCGCCACCAAGGGCAAGGAAGGCCCGCGCTTCGTGTGGCCCGCGGGCGCCGACAAGAAGCTGTCGACGGCGACGATCGAGGCGATCTCGATGGCGCGCGACCTCATCACCACGCCCTCGTCGGACATGGGGCCGGCCGAATTGGCTGCGGCGGCCCAGAAGCTCGCCAGGGCGCACAAGGCGAAAATCAAGGTGATCGTGGGCGACGATCTCCTGAAGCAGAATTATCCGACGATCCACGCGGTCGGCCGCGCCTCGGTGCGCGCGCCGCGCCTGATCGACCTCACCTGGGGCAAGGCGAGCGATCCCAAGGTGACGCTGGTCGGCAAGGGCGTGTGTTTCGACACCGGCGGCCTCGACCTCAAGCCGGCGGCCGGCATGCTGATGATGAAGAAGGACATGGGCGGTGCGGCCACGGTGCTGGCGGTGGCGTCGATGATCATGGCGACGGGCCTGCGGGTGCGGCTGCGCGTGCTGGTGCCGGCGGTCGAGAACTCTGTCTCTGGCAACGCGTTCCGGCCGATGGACGTGATCAGGACGCGCAAGGGCATCACGGTCGAGATCGGCAACACGGATGCCGAGGGACGCCTGATCCTGTGCGACGCGCTGGACGAGGGCGCTTCGGAGAAGCCTGCCATGATGATCGATTGCGCGACCCTCACGGGTGCGGCCCGCGTGGCGCTGGGGCCTGACCTGCCGGCCTTGTTCTGCAACGACGACAAGCTGGCCAATGCTCTGATTGCGGCGGGCGAGCAGATCACCGATCCGATGTGGCGGATGCCGCTGTTCGCGCCCTATCGCCAGATGCTGGCCAGCAAGGTGGCCGACATCAACAACGTCTCGGCCGGCGCCTTCGGCGGCGCGATCACCGCTGCGCTCTACCTGAAGGAATTCGTGCCCAACGACGTGCCGTGGGCGCATTTCGACATGATGGCCTGGAACAACTCGAGCCGACCCGGTCGCCCCGAAGGCGGCGAAGCCCAGGTTGCGCGCGCGATCTACTGCACGATCGCCGACAGATTCGGGAAGTGA